One region of Leptidea sinapis chromosome 10, ilLepSina1.1, whole genome shotgun sequence genomic DNA includes:
- the LOC126966315 gene encoding serine/threonine-protein kinase greatwall isoform X2: MSLDDSNPDKQPSRHTILEKINLDNSDVHTNKLPDITDFTIIKPISRGAFGKVFLAQKKNNPEQVYAIKVMKKSDMINKNMVAQVVTERNALALSRSPFCVHLFYSLQSLSSVYLVMEYMVGGDMKSLLGVYGFFEESMAVFYIAEVTLALDYLHKHNIVHRDLKPDNMLVSVTGHVKLTDFGLSKIEICRDLEFSDFINRTPSLNMHTPGQLLSLTSHLSFGSAGNNTTHNSEVAACENLLDELKLISKQRGLFDGTSGLESSNSVEHSQLSGIHPFLSAESIHVEDVPARDSGSESLSSYATCESYKDSSNSRSIKSNDLSSTNGSSLESALTDSQHDQSTSPLCRGHSLKRIPSFRGKKRKRILDCDGDTPTGVTSLAESKENHSGLTQEIMALELEVTQNTPKRISIHPTPERRNPLKGVLKKRWVSQNDSHHFNVGVIFSTPVSNSKAHTMQKRQKETRFNLPLEDSTSSVKDKSLIFGKHISNSLEIFPVRRMSNGEGSSPPSDLCKTPASAAQTPYRTPKSVRRASQVSDQRILGTPDYLAPELLLRQGHGPQVDWWALGVCLYEFMTGVPPFNDKTPQDVFKNILERNIEWPEADEALSAEAVGAIESLLTMDPSCRPAAAEVRIMPLFRNVDWDNQLNAEPPFVPTPDDIHDTGYFNARNILQQLQVSNFDL, encoded by the exons ATGTCTTTAGACGACTCAAATCCGGATAAACAGCCTTCCCGACACAccattttagaaaaaattaatttggacAATTCTGATGTACATACGAATAAG CTTCCCGACATCACTGATTTCACAATAATAAAACCTATTAGTCGTGGTGCCTTTGGAAAAGTGTTTCTTgctcaaaagaaaaataatccAGAGCAAGTGTATGCCATAAAAGTTATGAAGAAATCTGATATGATAAATAAGAATATGGTGGCACAGGTGGTGACAGAAAGAAATGCATTAGCACTGTCAAGGAGTCCCTTTTGTGTTCACTTGTTTTATTCCTTACAGTCCTTATCATCAGTGTATTTG gtAATGGAGTACATGGTTGGTGGAGATATGAAGTCACTATTAGGTGTCTATGGGTTTTTTGAAGAATCAATGGCAGTATTCTATATTGCAGAAGTCACTTTGGCACTTgattatttgcataaacataatattgtccaCAGAGACTTGAAACCAGATAATATGCTTGTGTCTGTGACCGGGCATGTTAAATTAACAGATTTTGGTTtatctaaaattgaaatatgcAGAG ATTTGGAGTTTTCGGATTTTATTAATAGGACACCAAGTTTGAACATGCACACTCCGGGCCAACTGTTGTCCCTTACGTCACACCTTTCATTTGGTTCTGCGGGGAATAATACTACTCATAACTCAGAAGTTGCAGCTTGTGAGAACCTTCTTGATGAGCTTAAACTAATTA GTAAGCAGAGAGGATTATTTGATGGAACGAGTGGATTGGAAAGTTCCAACTCTGTGGAACATTCTCAGTTGTCAGGAATACACCCATTCCTGAGCGCCGAGAGCATTCATGTAGAAGATGTgcct gcTCGAGACTCCGGATCTGAATCGTTGAGTTCGTATGCAACATGCGAAAGCTATAAAGATAGCTCAAACTCGAGAAGTATTAAATCAAATGATCTAAGCAGCACTAATGGATCATCATTAGAGTCTGCTCTTACTGATTCACAGCATGATCAGTCCACTTCTCCACTATGCAGAGGACATTCATTGAAGAGGATCCCTAG TTTCAGaggtaaaaaaagaaaaaggatATTAGATTGTGATGGAGACACACCCACCGGGGTAACCAGTCTAGCTGAATCCAAAGAAAATCACAGTGGACTTACACAAGAGATTATGGCATTAGAACTGGAAGTTACCCAGAACACACCAAAGAGAATATCCATACATCCCACACCAGAAAGAAGAAACCCCTTAAAAGGTGTTCTTAAGAAAAG ATGGGTCTCCCAGAATGACAGTCATCACTTCAATGTAGGAGTAATATTTTCAACACCAGTATCAAATAGCAAGGCACATACTATGCAGAAGAGACAGAAGGAGACCAGATTTAATTTGCCTTTGGAGGATTCAACTTCTAGTGTAAAGGACAAGTCTTTAATTTTCGGAAAACATATATCGAACAGCTTAGAGATTTTTCCTGTTCGAAGAATGAGCAAT GGTGAAGGTAGTTCACCGCCGTCTGACTTGTGTAAAACGCCAGCATCCGCGGCACAAACACCGTACAGGACTCCAAAGAGCGTTCGGCGCGCGAGTCAAGTGTCCGATCAAAGAATTCTGGGAACACCTGATTACCTGGCTCCAGAATTGTTACTTAG ACAAGGTCATGGCCCACAAGTGGACTGGTGGGCGTTAGGAGTGTGTCTGTATGAGTTTATGACTGGAGTGCCTCCGTTCAATGATAAAACTCCCCAAGAtgtcttcaaaaatatattggaaAGAA ataTAGAATGGCCTGAAGCAGATGAAGCATTGTCTGCTGAAGCCGTGGGTGCTATCGAGAGTCTACTTACAATGGATCCCAGCTGCAGGCCGGCCGCAGCCGAAGTACGAATAATGCCTCTGTTTAGGAATGTTGATTGGGATAACCAGCTGAATGCTGAGCCACCATTTGTACCAACACCAGATGATATACATGATACTGGATACTTTAAtg cTCGCAACATTCTCCAACAGTTGCAAGTATCTAATTTCGACCTTTGA
- the LOC126966315 gene encoding serine/threonine-protein kinase greatwall isoform X4, which translates to MSLDDSNPDKQPSRHTILEKINLDNSDVHTNKLPDITDFTIIKPISRGAFGKVFLAQKKNNPEQVYAIKVMKKSDMINKNMVAQVVTERNALALSRSPFCVHLFYSLQSLSSVYLVMEYMVGGDMKSLLGVYGFFEESMAVFYIAEVTLALDYLHKHNIVHRDLKPDNMLVSVTGHVKLTDFGLSKIEICRDLEFSDFINRTPSLNMHTPGQLLSLTSHLSFGSAGNNTTHNSEVAACENLLDELKLISKQRGLFDGTSGLESSNSVEHSQLSGIHPFLSAESIHVEDVPARDSGSESLSSYATCESYKDSSNSRSIKSNDLSSTNGSSLESALTDSQHDQSTSPLCRGHSLKRIPSFRGKKRKRILDCDGDTPTGVTSLAESKENHSGLTQEIMALELEVTQNTPKRISIHPTPERRNPLKGVLKKRWVSQNDSHHFNVGVIFSTPVSNSKAHTMQKRQKETRFNLPLEDSTSSVKDKSLIFGKHISNSLEIFPVRRMSNGEGSSPPSDLCKTPASAAQTPYRTPKSVRRASQVSDQRILGTPDYLAPELLLRQGHGPQVDWWALGVCLYEFMTGVPPFNDKTPQDVFKNILERNIEWPEADEALSAEAVGAIESLLTMDPSCRPAAAEVRIMPLFRNVDWDNQLNAEPPFVPTPDDIHDTGYFNARNILQQLQVSNFDL; encoded by the exons CTTCCCGACATCACTGATTTCACAATAATAAAACCTATTAGTCGTGGTGCCTTTGGAAAAGTGTTTCTTgctcaaaagaaaaataatccAGAGCAAGTGTATGCCATAAAAGTTATGAAGAAATCTGATATGATAAATAAGAATATGGTGGCACAGGTGGTGACAGAAAGAAATGCATTAGCACTGTCAAGGAGTCCCTTTTGTGTTCACTTGTTTTATTCCTTACAGTCCTTATCATCAGTGTATTTG gtAATGGAGTACATGGTTGGTGGAGATATGAAGTCACTATTAGGTGTCTATGGGTTTTTTGAAGAATCAATGGCAGTATTCTATATTGCAGAAGTCACTTTGGCACTTgattatttgcataaacataatattgtccaCAGAGACTTGAAACCAGATAATATGCTTGTGTCTGTGACCGGGCATGTTAAATTAACAGATTTTGGTTtatctaaaattgaaatatgcAGAG ATTTGGAGTTTTCGGATTTTATTAATAGGACACCAAGTTTGAACATGCACACTCCGGGCCAACTGTTGTCCCTTACGTCACACCTTTCATTTGGTTCTGCGGGGAATAATACTACTCATAACTCAGAAGTTGCAGCTTGTGAGAACCTTCTTGATGAGCTTAAACTAATTA GTAAGCAGAGAGGATTATTTGATGGAACGAGTGGATTGGAAAGTTCCAACTCTGTGGAACATTCTCAGTTGTCAGGAATACACCCATTCCTGAGCGCCGAGAGCATTCATGTAGAAGATGTgcct gcTCGAGACTCCGGATCTGAATCGTTGAGTTCGTATGCAACATGCGAAAGCTATAAAGATAGCTCAAACTCGAGAAGTATTAAATCAAATGATCTAAGCAGCACTAATGGATCATCATTAGAGTCTGCTCTTACTGATTCACAGCATGATCAGTCCACTTCTCCACTATGCAGAGGACATTCATTGAAGAGGATCCCTAG TTTCAGaggtaaaaaaagaaaaaggatATTAGATTGTGATGGAGACACACCCACCGGGGTAACCAGTCTAGCTGAATCCAAAGAAAATCACAGTGGACTTACACAAGAGATTATGGCATTAGAACTGGAAGTTACCCAGAACACACCAAAGAGAATATCCATACATCCCACACCAGAAAGAAGAAACCCCTTAAAAGGTGTTCTTAAGAAAAG ATGGGTCTCCCAGAATGACAGTCATCACTTCAATGTAGGAGTAATATTTTCAACACCAGTATCAAATAGCAAGGCACATACTATGCAGAAGAGACAGAAGGAGACCAGATTTAATTTGCCTTTGGAGGATTCAACTTCTAGTGTAAAGGACAAGTCTTTAATTTTCGGAAAACATATATCGAACAGCTTAGAGATTTTTCCTGTTCGAAGAATGAGCAAT GGTGAAGGTAGTTCACCGCCGTCTGACTTGTGTAAAACGCCAGCATCCGCGGCACAAACACCGTACAGGACTCCAAAGAGCGTTCGGCGCGCGAGTCAAGTGTCCGATCAAAGAATTCTGGGAACACCTGATTACCTGGCTCCAGAATTGTTACTTAG ACAAGGTCATGGCCCACAAGTGGACTGGTGGGCGTTAGGAGTGTGTCTGTATGAGTTTATGACTGGAGTGCCTCCGTTCAATGATAAAACTCCCCAAGAtgtcttcaaaaatatattggaaAGAA ataTAGAATGGCCTGAAGCAGATGAAGCATTGTCTGCTGAAGCCGTGGGTGCTATCGAGAGTCTACTTACAATGGATCCCAGCTGCAGGCCGGCCGCAGCCGAAGTACGAATAATGCCTCTGTTTAGGAATGTTGATTGGGATAACCAGCTGAATGCTGAGCCACCATTTGTACCAACACCAGATGATATACATGATACTGGATACTTTAAtg cTCGCAACATTCTCCAACAGTTGCAAGTATCTAATTTCGACCTTTGA
- the LOC126966315 gene encoding serine/threonine-protein kinase greatwall isoform X5, which translates to MSLDDSNPDKQPSRHTILEKINLDNSDVHTNKLPDITDFTIIKPISRGAFGKVFLAQKKNNPEQVYAIKVMKKSDMINKNMVAQVVTERNALALSRSPFCVHLFYSLQSLSSVYLVMEYMVGGDMKSLLGVYGFFEESMAVFYIAEVTLALDYLHKHNIVHRDLKPDNMLVSVTGHVKLTDFGLSKIEICRDLEFSDFINRTPSLNMHTPGQLLSLTSHLSFGSAGNNTTHNSEVAACKQRGLFDGTSGLESSNSVEHSQLSGIHPFLSAESIHVEDVPARDSGSESLSSYATCESYKDSSNSRSIKSNDLSSTNGSSLESALTDSQHDQSTSPLCRGHSLKRIPSFRGKKRKRILDCDGDTPTGVTSLAESKENHSGLTQEIMALELEVTQNTPKRISIHPTPERRNPLKGVLKKRWVSQNDSHHFNVGVIFSTPVSNSKAHTMQKRQKETRFNLPLEDSTSSVKDKSLIFGKHISNSLEIFPVRRMSNGEGSSPPSDLCKTPASAAQTPYRTPKSVRRASQVSDQRILGTPDYLAPELLLRQGHGPQVDWWALGVCLYEFMTGVPPFNDKTPQDVFKNILERNIEWPEADEALSAEAVGAIESLLTMDPSCRPAAAEVRIMPLFRNVDWDNQLNAEPPFVPTPDDIHDTGYFNARNILQQLQVSNFDL; encoded by the exons ATGTCTTTAGACGACTCAAATCCGGATAAACAGCCTTCCCGACACAccattttagaaaaaattaatttggacAATTCTGATGTACATACGAATAAG CTTCCCGACATCACTGATTTCACAATAATAAAACCTATTAGTCGTGGTGCCTTTGGAAAAGTGTTTCTTgctcaaaagaaaaataatccAGAGCAAGTGTATGCCATAAAAGTTATGAAGAAATCTGATATGATAAATAAGAATATGGTGGCACAGGTGGTGACAGAAAGAAATGCATTAGCACTGTCAAGGAGTCCCTTTTGTGTTCACTTGTTTTATTCCTTACAGTCCTTATCATCAGTGTATTTG gtAATGGAGTACATGGTTGGTGGAGATATGAAGTCACTATTAGGTGTCTATGGGTTTTTTGAAGAATCAATGGCAGTATTCTATATTGCAGAAGTCACTTTGGCACTTgattatttgcataaacataatattgtccaCAGAGACTTGAAACCAGATAATATGCTTGTGTCTGTGACCGGGCATGTTAAATTAACAGATTTTGGTTtatctaaaattgaaatatgcAGAG ATTTGGAGTTTTCGGATTTTATTAATAGGACACCAAGTTTGAACATGCACACTCCGGGCCAACTGTTGTCCCTTACGTCACACCTTTCATTTGGTTCTGCGGGGAATAATACTACTCATAACTCAGAAGTTGCAGCTT GTAAGCAGAGAGGATTATTTGATGGAACGAGTGGATTGGAAAGTTCCAACTCTGTGGAACATTCTCAGTTGTCAGGAATACACCCATTCCTGAGCGCCGAGAGCATTCATGTAGAAGATGTgcct gcTCGAGACTCCGGATCTGAATCGTTGAGTTCGTATGCAACATGCGAAAGCTATAAAGATAGCTCAAACTCGAGAAGTATTAAATCAAATGATCTAAGCAGCACTAATGGATCATCATTAGAGTCTGCTCTTACTGATTCACAGCATGATCAGTCCACTTCTCCACTATGCAGAGGACATTCATTGAAGAGGATCCCTAG TTTCAGaggtaaaaaaagaaaaaggatATTAGATTGTGATGGAGACACACCCACCGGGGTAACCAGTCTAGCTGAATCCAAAGAAAATCACAGTGGACTTACACAAGAGATTATGGCATTAGAACTGGAAGTTACCCAGAACACACCAAAGAGAATATCCATACATCCCACACCAGAAAGAAGAAACCCCTTAAAAGGTGTTCTTAAGAAAAG ATGGGTCTCCCAGAATGACAGTCATCACTTCAATGTAGGAGTAATATTTTCAACACCAGTATCAAATAGCAAGGCACATACTATGCAGAAGAGACAGAAGGAGACCAGATTTAATTTGCCTTTGGAGGATTCAACTTCTAGTGTAAAGGACAAGTCTTTAATTTTCGGAAAACATATATCGAACAGCTTAGAGATTTTTCCTGTTCGAAGAATGAGCAAT GGTGAAGGTAGTTCACCGCCGTCTGACTTGTGTAAAACGCCAGCATCCGCGGCACAAACACCGTACAGGACTCCAAAGAGCGTTCGGCGCGCGAGTCAAGTGTCCGATCAAAGAATTCTGGGAACACCTGATTACCTGGCTCCAGAATTGTTACTTAG ACAAGGTCATGGCCCACAAGTGGACTGGTGGGCGTTAGGAGTGTGTCTGTATGAGTTTATGACTGGAGTGCCTCCGTTCAATGATAAAACTCCCCAAGAtgtcttcaaaaatatattggaaAGAA ataTAGAATGGCCTGAAGCAGATGAAGCATTGTCTGCTGAAGCCGTGGGTGCTATCGAGAGTCTACTTACAATGGATCCCAGCTGCAGGCCGGCCGCAGCCGAAGTACGAATAATGCCTCTGTTTAGGAATGTTGATTGGGATAACCAGCTGAATGCTGAGCCACCATTTGTACCAACACCAGATGATATACATGATACTGGATACTTTAAtg cTCGCAACATTCTCCAACAGTTGCAAGTATCTAATTTCGACCTTTGA